The following proteins come from a genomic window of Streptomyces sp. GS7:
- a CDS encoding menaquinone biosynthesis decarboxylase encodes MAYDDLRSLLRALEREGDLKRIKAEVDPYLEVGEIVDRVQKSGGPALLFENVKGSSMPLAMNVYGTDRRLLKALGLKAYEDISDKIGGLLRPELPQGFVGVREAFGKLANMTHVPPKKVKGDAPVQEVVLTGDDVDLERLPALFTWPKDGGSFFNLGLTHTKHPETGVRNLGLYRLQRHDRRTIGMHWQIHKDSRNHYQVAAKRGEKLPVAIAFGCPPAVTYASTAPLPGDIDEYLFAGFLQGKRIEMVDCKTVPLQVPANAEVVIEGWLEPGEMLPEGPFGDHTGFYTPQEPFPALTIDCVTMRRRPLLQSIVVGRPPTEDGPLGRATERFFLPLLKIIVPDIVDYHLPESGGFHNCAIVSIDKKYPKHAQKVMHAIWGAHMMSLTKLIVVVDADCDVHDLHEVSWRALGNTDYARDLTVVEGPVDHLDHSSYQQFWGGKAGIDATKKWPEEGYTRDGGWPDMVESDPRTAALVDRRWKEYGL; translated from the coding sequence ATGGCTTACGACGATCTTCGCTCCCTGCTGCGGGCCCTGGAGCGCGAGGGCGACCTCAAGCGCATCAAGGCCGAGGTCGACCCGTATCTGGAGGTCGGCGAGATCGTGGACCGGGTGCAGAAGTCCGGTGGCCCGGCGCTGCTCTTCGAGAACGTCAAGGGCTCGTCGATGCCGCTGGCGATGAACGTCTACGGCACCGACCGCCGGCTCCTCAAGGCGCTCGGCCTCAAGGCGTACGAGGACATCAGCGACAAGATCGGCGGACTGCTCAGGCCCGAGCTGCCGCAGGGGTTCGTCGGCGTCCGCGAGGCGTTCGGCAAGCTCGCGAACATGACCCACGTCCCGCCGAAGAAGGTCAAGGGCGACGCCCCCGTCCAGGAGGTCGTGCTCACCGGCGACGACGTCGATCTGGAGCGGCTGCCGGCGCTGTTCACCTGGCCCAAGGACGGCGGCTCCTTCTTCAACCTCGGCCTGACGCACACCAAGCACCCCGAGACCGGTGTCCGCAACCTGGGCCTCTACCGCCTCCAGCGCCACGACCGGCGCACCATCGGCATGCACTGGCAGATCCACAAGGACAGCCGCAACCACTACCAGGTCGCCGCCAAGCGCGGCGAGAAGCTGCCGGTCGCCATCGCCTTCGGCTGCCCGCCGGCGGTGACGTACGCCTCGACCGCGCCGCTGCCGGGCGACATCGACGAGTACCTCTTCGCGGGCTTCCTCCAGGGCAAGCGGATCGAGATGGTCGACTGCAAGACCGTCCCGCTCCAGGTCCCGGCCAACGCCGAGGTCGTCATCGAGGGCTGGCTGGAGCCCGGCGAGATGCTGCCGGAGGGCCCGTTCGGGGACCACACCGGCTTCTACACGCCGCAGGAACCGTTCCCCGCGCTCACCATCGACTGCGTCACGATGCGCCGCCGGCCGCTGCTCCAGTCGATCGTCGTGGGCCGCCCGCCGACCGAGGACGGGCCGCTGGGCCGGGCGACCGAGCGGTTCTTCCTCCCGCTCCTCAAGATCATCGTCCCGGACATCGTGGACTACCACCTCCCGGAGTCCGGCGGGTTCCACAACTGCGCGATCGTCTCGATCGACAAGAAGTACCCCAAGCACGCCCAGAAGGTCATGCACGCCATTTGGGGCGCCCACATGATGTCGCTGACCAAGCTGATCGTGGTGGTCGACGCGGACTGCGACGTGCACGACCTCCACGAGGTCTCCTGGCGGGCGCTCGGCAACACCGACTACGCCCGCGACCTGACCGTCGTCGAAGGCCCCGTCGACCACCTCGACCACTCCTCGTACCAGCAGTTCTGGGGCGGCAAGGCGGGCATCGACGCCACGAAGAAGTGGCCCGAGGAGGGCTACACACGAGACGGCGGCTGGCCGGACATGGTCGAGTCGGACCCGCGGACGGCCGCGCTGGTCGACCGCCGCTGGAAGGAGTACGGCCTGTGA
- the mqnP gene encoding menaquinone biosynthesis prenyltransferase MqnP, protein MSAAEGVIGGPGPAQPDSRVRAFLRLVVIEHSVFALPFAYIASFTAMHGLDRNVHWGRLLLVTVAMVGLRTFAMAVNRIIDREIDARNPRTAGRELVTGAVSVRSAWTGALVAVVVFLGAAALLNPLCLVLAPVAVIPMVVYPYGKRFTNFPHAILGLAQAMAPVGAWIAITGEWSWESVILGLAVGIWIGGFDLIYACQDVEADRANGVMSVPARFGVPGALWGARWCHVVTTALLAWYGVAIGAGVFFWAGLVIVAAAFCYEHAIVRPHDTSRLNRAFFQVNSFIGIALFVCALLDLFVRGLTP, encoded by the coding sequence GTGAGTGCGGCAGAAGGAGTCATCGGCGGCCCGGGGCCCGCACAACCGGACAGCAGGGTACGGGCGTTCCTCCGCCTCGTCGTCATCGAGCACTCGGTCTTCGCGCTGCCCTTCGCCTACATCGCGTCGTTCACCGCGATGCACGGGCTGGACCGGAACGTCCACTGGGGCCGGCTGCTGCTCGTCACCGTCGCCATGGTCGGCCTGCGGACCTTCGCGATGGCCGTCAACCGCATCATCGACCGGGAGATCGACGCCCGTAACCCGCGCACGGCCGGCCGCGAGCTGGTCACCGGCGCGGTCTCGGTCCGCTCCGCCTGGACCGGCGCGCTGGTCGCCGTGGTCGTCTTCCTGGGCGCGGCGGCGCTGCTGAACCCGCTGTGCCTGGTGCTGGCGCCGGTCGCCGTGATCCCGATGGTGGTCTATCCGTACGGCAAGCGCTTCACCAACTTCCCGCACGCGATCCTGGGGTTGGCGCAGGCGATGGCCCCGGTCGGCGCCTGGATCGCGATCACCGGCGAGTGGTCCTGGGAGTCGGTGATCCTCGGTCTCGCGGTCGGCATCTGGATCGGCGGCTTCGACCTGATCTACGCGTGCCAGGACGTCGAGGCGGACCGGGCGAACGGCGTCATGTCCGTGCCGGCCCGCTTCGGTGTGCCGGGCGCGCTCTGGGGGGCGCGCTGGTGCCATGTCGTCACCACCGCGCTGCTGGCGTGGTACGGCGTCGCCATCGGCGCCGGCGTCTTCTTCTGGGCCGGGCTGGTGATCGTGGCGGCGGCCTTCTGCTACGAGCACGCGATCGTCCGCCCGCATGACACCTCGCGGCTCAACCGGGCGTTCTTCCAGGTCAACAGCTT